One endosymbiont 'TC1' of Trimyema compressum genomic window, TTCATCACCTTTAAATGAAAGCTTACTAAAAAAAGCAATTGATAAGGACTTACTATCAGTTAATAGAATTAATATTAGAGAATTTTCTCAAAATAAATATCACAAAGTTGATGATTATCCTTATGGCGGAGGACAAGGAATGGTTATGGCTGTAGAGCCAATTGTACTAGCTTATGAATCTATACCGAAGGAGAAAAATAGTAAAACTATTTTTCTTTCACCTCAAGGACAACTTCTCACTCAGGCAAAAGCTAAAGATTTAGCAGCATATGATCAGCTTATATTGTTATGTGGCCATTATGAAGGTGTTGATGAAAGAGCCATTAATTTAATTGTTGATGAAGAAATCTCTATTGGTGATTATATTTTAACTGGTGGAGAGTTACCTGCCTTAGTACTAATTGATGCCATCAGTCGACATATTGATGGGGTAGTTGGAAGCAAGACTTCTGTTGAA contains:
- the trmD gene encoding tRNA (guanosine(37)-N1)-methyltransferase TrmD, whose protein sequence is MKIDVLTLFPEFFSSPLNESLLKKAIDKDLLSVNRINIREFSQNKYHKVDDYPYGGGQGMVMAVEPIVLAYESIPKEKNSKTIFLSPQGQLLTQAKAKDLAAYDQLILLCGHYEGVDERAINLIVDEEISIGDYILTGGELPALVLIDAISRHIDGVVGSKTSVEEDSLSDGLLKYPQYTMPRSFRGEEVPEILLSGHHKNIENWRRELSLRRTQNKRPDLWASYNNKLKKEGK